The Pigmentiphaga aceris DNA segment ATGGCCACTCGCGCCAGTTCGTCACGGCCGCGAACTTCCGTGCGAGCCAGCAAGTCCCCTTCCGCCAGGCTGTCGACCGTGGCCAGCAAGGTGCGGGCAGCTGCGGACATCGACAGGTAAAGCGCCAGAAACAGCCACGCGCCCAGCGCCATCGCCGTCCAGGCAGCCGCATCCAGCACAGCTTGTGCAGCGGGTGGCAGAACCAATCCGTCCAGAACAGCCGCCAGCGCCGGCATGGCCAGCAACAGCCCGATCAACAAGAATTTGCCTGACAGATTGAGACGCTGCATCAGGCTGAGGGCGGGACCCATGAATACGTTCATCCTGGCGCTCCTTGCGCGTGGAGGGGCGACTGCGGCGATGCCAGCCTGAACAACCGCAATACGCAAAAAAAAACGTCCCCATGACCAAGGTGATTTCGGTCTGCGGGGACGTCTTTGTCCGGTGGACGAACCGTCGTTGGTTGGTCACACCGAGTTGATGCAAGGCCCATGCCATCGCGTCAGATCATGCCGTGCAAGGTCACTGCACGGTCTCCACGCGAGTGCCGCCCCGTCGTAGCGCATGCTGCGAGCATGGTGCGCACCGGCAAGGTGCAAACAGTCGCAACATGGCGCTATCCGGTGCGATGGGCTGGAGATATATTGAATGCGCCGATTGCCGATCCCGGTGATCGCCTTCCCCCACCTCTGCCCAGGAAAACGACCATGACGCACATTCGCAAGGCTGCGGCCGCTGCCGCTCTGACTGCTCTGGCGCTTGTCGCCGGTTGCGCCAACACACCGCTCGACCCGAACGTGGCCGCCATGCGCGCGAGCCTGAGCGGCATGAGCGAGGTTCCGCAAGTGGCCACGCAAGGCATGGGTGAGGCCGAGGTCTGGCTCAACAAGCAGACCAATGTGCTGAAGTGGAAGGTCACCTATTCCGGCCTGTCGGGCCCGGCCACCATGGGCCACTTCCACGGCCCGGCAGTTGCCGGCGTCAATGCCGGTGTGGTGGTGCCGTTCCAGAATCCGGTCACCAGCCCGATCGAGGGTCAGACCACGATTACTGCGGCGCAGGCGAAGGAACTGACCAGCGGGCTGTGGTACATCAACATCCACACCGCCGCCAATCGTGGTGGCGAGATTCGCGGCCAGGTCCTGCCGCGTTAAGCGTTTGTCGGGGCGGCTGCGCTGCCCCGACAGTTACTGCTTGCAGAAGGGCAATCCGCCGTTCGCTAGTTCTTCTGCACCAGCGGCCGGTGCCGCTGAATCCCCATCAGAATGCCGGCTGCGCACCCCAACGTCAGCAAGGCCGTGCCTCCGTAGCTCATGAACGGCAACGGCACCCCCACCACCGGCAAGATGCCGGTCACCATGCCCATGTTCACAAAGGCATAGACGAAGAACACCATGGATAAGGCTCCCGCCAACAAGCGGGTGTAGAAGGTGGGTGCCCCCGCCGCAATCGTCAGCCCTCGCCCGATCAGCAGCACATACAGGAACAGCAGCACCAGGTTGCCGATCAGCCCGAACTCTTCGGCGTAGACCGCGAAGATGAAGTCAGTCGTGCGCTCGGGGATGAATTCCAGGTGGGTCTGCGTACCCTGCATGTAGCCCTTGCCCAGCGTTCCCCCCGAGCCGACTGCAATCGTCGACTGGATCGTATGGAAGCCTTTTCCTAATGGGTCGGTATTGGGATCGAGCAGCGTACACACCCGGTGCTTCTGGTATTCGTGCAAGACCACCCAGTCGATGTCGGGCTGGCACAGGAATTCTTCGGAAGCGACCAGTGCCCCGATGCCGATCACACCAGCCAGCGTGATTGGCACCAGAAGCTTGAACGACAGGCCCGCGAAATACAGCACAAAGAAACCTGCGCCGAACACCAGCAGGCCGGTGCCCAGGTCAGGCTGTTTGGCGATCAGCGCAAAGGGCAGCAGCAGCAACACTGCCGCCACCACGAAGTCGCGGAAACGCACCTGCCCTTCGTGGCGATGGAAGTACCAGGCCATCATCATCGGCACAGCGATCTTCATCATCTCGGATGGTTGAATGCGCGTGATGCCCAGGTTCAGCCAGCGCGTGGCCCCCTTGCTGGTTTCACCGGCCACCTCGACCGCCACCAAAAGCAGCACACCCAGCAAGTACGCCGGCACAGTGACGCGCATCAGTGCGTGCGGGGAAAACTGCGCGGCGATCCACATCGCCACCAGCGCGATGCCGAAATTGCGTGCCTGATCGGCGAAGCGCCCATCGAAGCCGCCACCCGCCGAATACATCGACACCAGGCCAACCAGCGCCAGCAGGCTCAGGATCAGCAGCAGCATCCAGTCGAACACCCAGATGCGCGCCACCAGCGCCCGCATCCAGTAATACCGGTTCATGGTCGTCATGCTGCTGCTCACTACTGCTCTCCTAGTCCCGCGCCGTCAGATCAGGCGTGACCGCTTTATCGGGCTCGGTCGGTTTCTTGCCTTGCAGCCAGTAATCGAACACGCGGCGTGCAATCGGCGCGGCTACCTTGCCGCCGAAACCGTCGTTCTCGACGATCAGCGCTACCGCGATCTTGGGGTTGTCGGCCGGCGCAAAGCCCATGAACAGGCCGTGGTCACGCAGGCGTTCGTTCAGCTTGGCCGCGTTGTAGCGTTCGCCCGCGCGCAGGCTGTACACCTGGGCGGTACCGGTCTTGCCGGCCGCCTGGTACGGCGCGCCGATGAAGGGCCGCTTGGCCGTGCCTTCGCGCACCACGTCGGCCATGGCGCGTTTGACGAAGTCCAGGTTGGCCTGCTTGAGCGGGATGGTGTAGCTGGGGTCGCGTACCGTCAGCGTCTGCGCACCGGTGCGGCTGTTCTGCACCGCACGAACCAGGTGAGGACGCATGAACACGCCGTCGTTGGCCAAGGTGGAGGTGGCTTGCGACAGCTGCAGTAAGGTAAACGAGTTGTAGCCCTGGCCCACGCCCACCGACAGCGTTTCGCCCAGATACCAGCGCTGCTGATCGGGGCGTCGATACGCCGCGCGTTTCCATGCAGTTGACGGCAGCACACCGGCTTTTTCACCGCTCAGGTCGATACCCACTTTCTGCCCGAAACCGAAGGGTTTCATGAAATCGTGGATGGCATCGACGCCGATGTCGTTGGCCAGCGAGTAGAAGTAGGTGTCCGAAGACACCACCAGCGCCTTGTGCAGATCGATGTGGCCATAGCCCACGTCACCGGCATTACGGTAGCGGCGGTCGGCGAATTCGAAGAAGCCCGGGTCCCACATGGTCTGCGTCATGTTGCGCTTGCCCATCTCCAGACCCGCCAGCGCCATGAAGGGCTTGTAGGTCGAGCCGATCGGGTAGGTGCCGTACAGCGGGCGGTTGATCAGCGGGCGGTCGGGCGATTCGTTCAGCGCTTTCCAGTTCTCGACATCGATACCGTCGACGAACAGGTTG contains these protein-coding regions:
- a CDS encoding CHRD domain-containing protein yields the protein MTHIRKAAAAAALTALALVAGCANTPLDPNVAAMRASLSGMSEVPQVATQGMGEAEVWLNKQTNVLKWKVTYSGLSGPATMGHFHGPAVAGVNAGVVVPFQNPVTSPIEGQTTITAAQAKELTSGLWYINIHTAANRGGEIRGQVLPR
- the rodA gene encoding rod shape-determining protein RodA; this encodes MRALVARIWVFDWMLLLILSLLALVGLVSMYSAGGGFDGRFADQARNFGIALVAMWIAAQFSPHALMRVTVPAYLLGVLLLVAVEVAGETSKGATRWLNLGITRIQPSEMMKIAVPMMMAWYFHRHEGQVRFRDFVVAAVLLLLPFALIAKQPDLGTGLLVFGAGFFVLYFAGLSFKLLVPITLAGVIGIGALVASEEFLCQPDIDWVVLHEYQKHRVCTLLDPNTDPLGKGFHTIQSTIAVGSGGTLGKGYMQGTQTHLEFIPERTTDFIFAVYAEEFGLIGNLVLLFLYVLLIGRGLTIAAGAPTFYTRLLAGALSMVFFVYAFVNMGMVTGILPVVGVPLPFMSYGGTALLTLGCAAGILMGIQRHRPLVQKN
- the mrdA gene encoding penicillin-binding protein 2, which encodes MTEIKDSNREMRRFRGRLLIAMLVVFACFGVLCTRFWWLQVYKHDAYSARAEQNRISVVPIPPHRGLILDRNGVLLARNYSAYTLEITPSRVVDLEKTIDELSNVVTIDARDRRRFRKLMEESRRFESLPIRSRLSDEEVARIAANRFRFPGVDVRARLFRQYPMGESAGHVIGYIGRISQRDQNRLDETEDAANYRGTDYIGKEGIEKSYEAQLHGTTGVEEVEITAGGRAVRTLSRKPPVTGDNLVLSIDIELQKLVEAAFGDRRGALVAIEPATGDILAFVSRPGFDPNLFVDGIDVENWKALNESPDRPLINRPLYGTYPIGSTYKPFMALAGLEMGKRNMTQTMWDPGFFEFADRRYRNAGDVGYGHIDLHKALVVSSDTYFYSLANDIGVDAIHDFMKPFGFGQKVGIDLSGEKAGVLPSTAWKRAAYRRPDQQRWYLGETLSVGVGQGYNSFTLLQLSQATSTLANDGVFMRPHLVRAVQNSRTGAQTLTVRDPSYTIPLKQANLDFVKRAMADVVREGTAKRPFIGAPYQAAGKTGTAQVYSLRAGERYNAAKLNERLRDHGLFMGFAPADNPKIAVALIVENDGFGGKVAAPIARRVFDYWLQGKKPTEPDKAVTPDLTARD